Proteins from a genomic interval of Arachis hypogaea cultivar Tifrunner chromosome 10, arahy.Tifrunner.gnm2.J5K5, whole genome shotgun sequence:
- the LOC112716494 gene encoding UDP-glycosyltransferase 83A1 isoform X1: MGVVPTVLVLPCPAQGHVNPMMILSQRLVEKGCNIIFVTPEFIHNKMVSSMGNQGGGDNGRSPIKLVSIPDGLGPDADRNNVRELFDSILKNMPAMLERLIEDLRLKDGVRVSCIVADFVMAWALEIARKIGIRGVLFYPASAAMFALQCSIPKLIEDGIIDSNGLATTQKRFQLSPSILPMDTEFIWWAKISDSKTEKMLFNIILESMKTLESTEWCLCNSTPDLEPGALSFVPKLLPIGPLLRTYGHDQGVSERSLGQFWEEDFSCLNWLDQQPHGSVIYVAFGSTTLFDEKQFKELALGLELTNRPFLWVLRKDSDCNNKVRFPNEFKGTRGKIIEWAPQEKVLSHPAIACFISHCGWNSTLEGLSNGMPFLCWPYYADQFFDKIYICDEWKVGLGFNLDENGMISREEIKVKVDKLLGDENIRFKAREIKKKLMKDIDVGGRSSENLNKFINWLKEVAQHSKSVSVITKFSTHGHRIHMVGKRG; encoded by the exons ATGGGTGTTGTTCCAACTGTGCTAGTTTTACCATGCCCTGCTCAAGGACATGTCAACCCAATGATGATCTTGTCTCAAAGATTGGTTGAAAAGGGTTGCAATATCATCTTTGTCACCCCTGAATTCATCCACAATAAAATGGTTAGTTCCATGGGGAATCAAGGCGGCGGCGACAACGGACGATCGCCGATAAAGTTGGTGTCAATCCCGGATGGGCTAGGACCTGATGCAGACAGAAATAATGTCAGGGAACTATTTGATTCTATATTGAAGAACATGCCTGCTATGCTTGAGAGGCTAATTGAAGATCTTAGATTGAAAGATGGTGTGAGAGTAAGCTGCATAGTTGCTGATTTTGTTATGGCATGGGCGTTGGAAATTGCAAGAAAGATTGGAATCAGAGGAGTTCTGTTTTATCCTGCATCAGCAGCTATGTTTGCCTTGCAGTGCAGCATACCAAAACTTATTGAGGATGGAATCATAGACTCTAATG GGTTGGCAACCACACAAAAAAGATTTCAGTTATCACCAAGCATTCTTCCCATGGACACAGAATTTATATGGTGGGCAAAAATATCTGATTCTAAAACTGAGAAGATGTTATTCAACATTATTCTTGAATCCATGAAAACTCTAGAATCCACAGAGTGGTGCCTTTGTAACTCCACACCCGATCTTGAACCTGGAGCATTATCATTCGTACCAAAGCTATTACCAATTGGTCCATTATTAAGAACCTATGGCCAtgatcaaggtgtaagtgaaagATCATTGGGACAATTCTGGGAAGaagatttttcttgtttgaattgGCTTGATCAACAACCTCATGGTTCTGTTATATATGTTGCATTCGGAAGTACCACTCTTTTTGATGAAAAACAATTCAAAGAACTCGCTCTCGGACTTGAACTTACTAATAGACCCTTTCTTTGGGTGTTGCGAAAAGATTCAGATTGTAACAATAAAGTGCGTTTTCCTAACGAATTCAAGGGGACTCGAGGTAAGATAATTGAATGGGCTCCTCAAGAAAAGGTGCTATCCCACCCTGCCATTGCTTGCTTTATAAGTCATTGCGGTTGGAATTCGACTTTGGAGGGTTTGTCTAATGGAATGCCTTTTTTGTGTTGGCCATATTATGCTGACCAATTCTTTGACAAAATATATATTTGTGATGAGTGGAAGGTTGGATTGGGATTTAATTTGGATGAGAATGGGATGATCTCACGCGAAGAGATAAAAGTCAAAGTTGATAAATTGCTTGGTGATGAGAACATAAGATTTAAGGCTCGTGAGATAAAGAAGAAGCTAATGAAGGACATTGATGTTGGAGGAAGGTCTTCAGAGAACTTAAACAAGTTCATCAACTGGTTGAAGGA GGTTGCCCAACACTCAAAAAGCGTTTCAGTTATCACCAAGTTTTCCACACATGGACACAGGATCCATATGGTGGGCAAAAGGGGTTGA
- the LOC112716494 gene encoding UDP-glycosyltransferase 83A1 isoform X2 — MGVVPTVLVLPCPAQGHVNPMMILSQRLVEKGCNIIFVTPEFIHNKMVSSMGNQGGGDNGRSPIKLVSIPDGLGPDADRNNVRELFDSILKNMPAMLERLIEDLRLKDGVRVSCIVADFVMAWALEIARKIGIRGVLFYPASAAMFALQCSIPKLIEDGIIDSNGLATTQKRFQLSPSILPMDTEFIWWAKISDSKTEKMLFNIILESMKTLESTEWCLCNSTPDLEPGALSFVPKLLPIGPLLRTYGHDQGVSERSLGQFWEEDFSCLNWLDQQPHGSVIYVAFGSTTLFDEKQFKELALGLELTNRPFLWVLRKDSDCNNKVRFPNEFKGTRGKIIEWAPQEKVLSHPAIACFISHCGWNSTLEGLSNGMPFLCWPYYADQFFDKIYICDEWKVGLGFNLDENGMISREEIKVKVDKLLGDENIRFKAREIKKKLMKDIDVGGRSSENLNKFINWLKE; from the exons ATGGGTGTTGTTCCAACTGTGCTAGTTTTACCATGCCCTGCTCAAGGACATGTCAACCCAATGATGATCTTGTCTCAAAGATTGGTTGAAAAGGGTTGCAATATCATCTTTGTCACCCCTGAATTCATCCACAATAAAATGGTTAGTTCCATGGGGAATCAAGGCGGCGGCGACAACGGACGATCGCCGATAAAGTTGGTGTCAATCCCGGATGGGCTAGGACCTGATGCAGACAGAAATAATGTCAGGGAACTATTTGATTCTATATTGAAGAACATGCCTGCTATGCTTGAGAGGCTAATTGAAGATCTTAGATTGAAAGATGGTGTGAGAGTAAGCTGCATAGTTGCTGATTTTGTTATGGCATGGGCGTTGGAAATTGCAAGAAAGATTGGAATCAGAGGAGTTCTGTTTTATCCTGCATCAGCAGCTATGTTTGCCTTGCAGTGCAGCATACCAAAACTTATTGAGGATGGAATCATAGACTCTAATG GGTTGGCAACCACACAAAAAAGATTTCAGTTATCACCAAGCATTCTTCCCATGGACACAGAATTTATATGGTGGGCAAAAATATCTGATTCTAAAACTGAGAAGATGTTATTCAACATTATTCTTGAATCCATGAAAACTCTAGAATCCACAGAGTGGTGCCTTTGTAACTCCACACCCGATCTTGAACCTGGAGCATTATCATTCGTACCAAAGCTATTACCAATTGGTCCATTATTAAGAACCTATGGCCAtgatcaaggtgtaagtgaaagATCATTGGGACAATTCTGGGAAGaagatttttcttgtttgaattgGCTTGATCAACAACCTCATGGTTCTGTTATATATGTTGCATTCGGAAGTACCACTCTTTTTGATGAAAAACAATTCAAAGAACTCGCTCTCGGACTTGAACTTACTAATAGACCCTTTCTTTGGGTGTTGCGAAAAGATTCAGATTGTAACAATAAAGTGCGTTTTCCTAACGAATTCAAGGGGACTCGAGGTAAGATAATTGAATGGGCTCCTCAAGAAAAGGTGCTATCCCACCCTGCCATTGCTTGCTTTATAAGTCATTGCGGTTGGAATTCGACTTTGGAGGGTTTGTCTAATGGAATGCCTTTTTTGTGTTGGCCATATTATGCTGACCAATTCTTTGACAAAATATATATTTGTGATGAGTGGAAGGTTGGATTGGGATTTAATTTGGATGAGAATGGGATGATCTCACGCGAAGAGATAAAAGTCAAAGTTGATAAATTGCTTGGTGATGAGAACATAAGATTTAAGGCTCGTGAGATAAAGAAGAAGCTAATGAAGGACATTGATGTTGGAGGAAGGTCTTCAGAGAACTTAAACAAGTTCATCAACTGGTTGAAGGAGTAA
- the LOC112716495 gene encoding UDP-glycosyltransferase 83A1 — protein MSVPTVLVLPLPAQGHVNPMMIFSQRLAENGCNVIFVNTEFIHKKVLSSMGNQEGGGVNGESPIKLVSIPDGLGPDADRNNLWEVSDSLMKNMPAMLEKLIEDLRLKDGIIVSCVVADSAMAGALKIASKIGIKGVVFYPASAAMLALQCSIPKLIDDGIINSNGLPNTQKTFQLSASFPHMDTGSIWWAKGVDSVLGNVMFNNIVHAMQTLELTEWWLCNSTPDLEPQAFSYVPKLLSIGPLLRSHDDNQGVSERSLGQFLEEDLSCINWLDQQPHTSVIYVAFGSLTHFDKKQFTEVALGLELTNRPFLWVVRQDSNCNPHEFKGNQGKIVKWASQQKVLSHPAIACFVSHCGWNSTIEGLSNGVPFLCWPCFGDQFFNKTYICDELKVGLGFDLDENELISREEIKVKVDKVLSDENIRSNAHLLKEKMLNNIKDGGRSRENLNKFIKWLKE, from the exons ATGAGTGTTCCAACTGTGCTAGTTTTACCATTACCAGCTCAAGGACATGTCAACCCAATGATGATCTTCTCGCAAAGATTGGCTGAAAATGGTTGCAATGTCATCTTTGTCAACACTGAATTCATCCATAAGAAGGTACTGAGTTCCATGGGGAATCAAGAAGGCGGCGGTGTTAACGGAGAATCGCCGATAAAGTTGGTGTCAATCCCGGATGGATTAGGACCTGATGCAGACAGAAATAATTTGTGGGAAGTATCTGATTCTTTAATGAAGAACATGCCTGCTATGCTTGAGAAGCTAATTGAAGATCTTAGATTGAAAGATGGTATCATAGTAAGCTGCGTAGTTGCTGACTCAGCTATGGCAGGAGCGTTGAAAATTGCAAGCAAGATTGGAATCAAAGGAGTTGTGTTCTATCCTGCATCAGCAGCTATGTTAGCCTTGCAGTGTAGCATACCAAAGCTTATTGATGATGGGATCATAAACTCTAATG GGTTGCCTAACACACAAAAGACGTTTCAGTTATCAGCAAGTTTTCCACACATGGACACAGGATCCATATGGTGGGCAAAAGGAGTTGACTCTGTTTTAGGGAATGTGATGTTCAACAATATTGTTCATGCCATGCAAACTCTGGAATTGACAGAGTGGTGGCTTTGTAACTCCACACCCGATCTTGAACCACAAGCATTCTCCTATGTACCAAAGTTATTGTCAATTGGTCCATTATTGAGAAGCCATGATGACAATCAAGGTGTATCTGAAAGATCATTGGGACAGTTCTTAGAAGAAGATCTGTCTTGTATAAATTGGCTTGATCAACAACCTCATACTTCTGTCATATATGTTGCTTTCGGAAGTCTCACTCATTTTGATAAAAAACAATTCACAGAAGTGGCTCTTGGACTTGAACTCACTAATAGACCATTTCTTTGGGTTGTGCGTCAAGATTCCAATTGCAACCCCCATGAATTTAAGGGGAATCAAGGTAAGATAGTCAAATGGGCTTCTCAACAAAAAGTGTTAAGTCACCCTGCCATAGCTTGTTTTGTTAGCCATTGCGGTTGGAATTCGACTATAGAAGGTTTGTCCAATGGAGTCCCCTTCTTGTGTTGGCCATGTTTTGGTGACCAATTCTTTAATAAAACATACATTTGTGATGAGTTGAAAGTTGGATTAGGATTTGATTTAGATGAAAATGAATTGATCTCACGTGAAGAGATAAAAGTGAAAGTGGATAAAGTGCTTAGCGATGAGAACATAAGATCAAATGCTCATTTGTTAAAGGAAAAGATGTTGAACAACATAAAAGATGGAGGAAGGTCTCGTGAGAATTTAAACAAGTTCATCAAATGGTTGAAAGAATAA